The following are encoded in a window of Amycolatopsis lexingtonensis genomic DNA:
- a CDS encoding exodeoxyribonuclease VII small subunit produces MSEAASEELGYEQARDRLVEVVRELEAGGLSLEQSLALWEKGEKLAKVCERHLEGARERIEAALASVEDETGDSQ; encoded by the coding sequence GTGAGTGAAGCAGCCAGCGAGGAACTCGGCTACGAGCAGGCCCGCGACCGCCTCGTCGAGGTCGTCCGCGAGCTCGAAGCCGGTGGCCTGTCCCTCGAGCAGTCGCTCGCGTTGTGGGAGAAGGGCGAGAAGCTCGCGAAGGTCTGTGAGCGCCATCTCGAAGGCGCGCGTGAGCGCATCGAGGCTGCTCTGGCGTCCGTGGAGGACGAGACCGGCGACAGTCAGTGA
- the xseA gene encoding exodeoxyribonuclease VII large subunit, whose product MTETEASTAEKPWPVRTVARKIGDWIHRLGAVWVEGQVTQVSSRPNTQTAFLTLRDPSADVSMSVTCPNWLIREMEPPLREGASVVVHAKPSFFFGRGTISLRADQIRAVGIGELLARIERLKKLLTAEGLFSAQRKRPIPFLPKGVGLITGRASAAERDVLANAQGRWPHVRIKVLNTAVQGSQAVPQVMRALRIFDADPDIDVIVIARGGGSVEDLLPFSDEALCRAVSAAGTPVVSAIGHEPDTPLLDYVADLRCSTPTDAGKRIVPDLREETERVRQMRDRGRRALHGWVDTQTRLLNQIRSRPSLADPLGPVQRRQDDVEVHRERARRAMLTLLAKDQAEIASARARLTALGPAATLARGYAVVQFVDAEGNLQVLRSVSEVETGAQLRVRVGDGAIGAVAEGAQE is encoded by the coding sequence GTGACCGAAACCGAAGCGAGCACCGCCGAGAAGCCGTGGCCGGTGCGCACGGTCGCCCGCAAGATCGGCGACTGGATCCACCGCCTCGGCGCCGTCTGGGTCGAAGGCCAGGTCACACAGGTCAGCTCTCGCCCGAACACGCAGACGGCGTTCCTGACCCTGCGCGACCCGTCGGCGGACGTCTCGATGTCGGTGACCTGCCCGAACTGGCTGATCCGCGAGATGGAGCCGCCGCTGCGCGAAGGCGCGAGCGTGGTGGTGCACGCGAAGCCGTCGTTCTTCTTCGGCCGCGGCACCATCAGCCTGCGCGCCGACCAGATCCGCGCGGTCGGCATCGGTGAGCTGCTGGCCCGGATCGAGCGCCTCAAGAAGCTCCTGACCGCCGAAGGCCTCTTCTCGGCCCAGCGCAAGCGGCCGATCCCGTTCCTGCCGAAGGGCGTCGGGCTGATCACCGGCCGCGCGTCGGCGGCCGAGCGGGACGTCCTGGCCAACGCGCAGGGGCGGTGGCCGCACGTCCGGATCAAGGTGCTCAACACGGCCGTGCAGGGCTCGCAGGCGGTGCCTCAGGTCATGCGCGCGCTGCGGATCTTCGACGCCGACCCCGACATCGACGTCATCGTCATCGCCCGTGGCGGCGGCAGCGTCGAGGACCTGCTGCCCTTCTCCGACGAGGCGCTCTGCCGCGCGGTGTCGGCCGCGGGCACGCCGGTGGTCAGCGCCATCGGGCACGAACCGGACACCCCGCTGCTCGACTACGTCGCCGACCTGCGGTGTTCCACGCCGACCGACGCCGGCAAGCGGATCGTGCCGGACCTGCGCGAGGAGACCGAACGCGTCCGGCAGATGCGCGACCGCGGCCGCCGCGCGCTGCACGGCTGGGTCGACACACAGACGCGGCTGCTGAACCAGATCCGCAGCCGCCCGTCGCTGGCCGATCCGCTCGGCCCGGTGCAGCGGCGCCAGGACGACGTCGAGGTCCACCGCGAACGCGCGCGCCGCGCCATGCTGACCCTGCTCGCCAAGGACCAGGCCGAGATCGCGAGCGCGCGGGCCCGGCTCACCGCGCTCGGCCCGGCCGCGACGCTGGCCCGCGGGTACGCGGTCGTGCAGTTCGTCGACGCCGAAGGCAACCTCCAGGTACTCCGCTCCGTCTCCGAGGTCGAGACCGGCGCCCAGCTACGCGTGCGCGTGGGCGACGGTGCGATCGGCGCGGTGGCGGAAGGGGCACAGGAGTGA
- a CDS encoding lipid droplet-associated protein: MKPFPLPLRVAAGLAVSTAERVRDLPRQLAGLPVTVVSQVLQASMRVQQHVTELAIKGDNALSSLRPVEDTPSWATFDEDLDVTPQRPNLTPVADVPEPRSELNGHPGSLSDLEAELGDPWADEERALAQDHADGENDASEDNKPQPGTPKIDKKAKGEVPRTSAGGYDGPAGLTGYDQLTLPQLRARLRQLSIPQLETILEYERAHADRSSFTGMLSRRIANARKAERAGAEAPEEPGDGAEGQ; encoded by the coding sequence ATGAAGCCATTCCCGCTCCCCCTCCGGGTCGCCGCGGGCCTCGCCGTCTCCACCGCCGAGCGGGTTCGTGACCTCCCCCGCCAGCTCGCCGGCCTCCCGGTGACCGTGGTCAGCCAGGTGCTGCAGGCCTCCATGCGCGTGCAGCAGCACGTCACCGAGCTGGCGATCAAGGGCGACAACGCGCTCTCGAGCCTCCGCCCGGTCGAGGACACGCCGAGCTGGGCGACCTTCGACGAGGACCTCGACGTCACGCCCCAGCGGCCGAACCTGACGCCGGTCGCCGACGTGCCGGAACCCCGTTCGGAACTGAACGGTCACCCTGGGTCACTTTCCGACCTCGAAGCGGAACTGGGTGATCCGTGGGCTGACGAGGAGCGCGCGCTCGCCCAGGACCACGCCGACGGCGAAAACGACGCCTCGGAGGACAACAAGCCGCAGCCGGGCACGCCCAAGATCGACAAGAAGGCCAAGGGCGAGGTCCCACGGACCAGCGCCGGCGGGTACGACGGGCCGGCCGGGCTGACCGGCTACGACCAGCTCACCCTCCCGCAGCTGCGCGCCCGGTTGCGCCAGCTCTCGATCCCGCAGCTCGAAACGATCCTGGAGTACGAGCGCGCGCACGCCGACCGCTCGTCGTTCACCGGGATGCTGTCGCGGCGGATCGCCAACGCGCGCAAGGCCGAGCGAGCCGGGGCCGAGGCGCCCGAAGAACCCGGCGACGGCGCGGAAGGCCAGTGA
- a CDS encoding 4-hydroxy-3-methylbut-2-enyl diphosphate reductase: MSSASPGIEPAGTPTITGTASGKRVLLAKPRGYCAGVDRAVIAVEKALEVYGAPVYVRKEIVHNKHVVETLRERGAIFVEETSEVPEGALVVFSAHGVSPMVHQEAADRNLRTIDATCPLVTKVHKEVNRFAKDDYDILLIGHEGHEEVEGTAGEAPDKVQLVDKAEDVDKVEVRDPSKVIWLSQTTLSVDETMERVDQLRERFPGLADPPSDDICYATTNRQVAVKAMAAECDLVLVVGSTNSSNSKRLVEVALKAGARASYLVDFAHEVDEAWLSGVTTVGVTSGASVPDELVMQLLEWLAERGYGDVNEVTTANEKITFAPPKELRKV, translated from the coding sequence ATGAGTTCAGCGAGTCCCGGAATCGAGCCCGCGGGTACCCCGACGATCACCGGAACCGCCTCCGGCAAGCGGGTGCTGCTCGCCAAACCGCGTGGTTACTGCGCCGGCGTGGACCGGGCGGTGATCGCCGTCGAGAAGGCCCTCGAGGTCTACGGCGCCCCGGTGTACGTCCGCAAGGAGATCGTGCACAACAAGCACGTGGTCGAGACGCTGCGCGAGCGCGGCGCGATCTTCGTCGAAGAGACTTCCGAGGTGCCCGAGGGGGCGCTCGTGGTGTTCTCCGCCCACGGCGTTTCGCCGATGGTGCACCAGGAGGCCGCGGACCGGAACCTGCGCACGATCGACGCGACCTGCCCCCTGGTGACGAAGGTGCACAAGGAGGTCAACCGGTTCGCGAAGGACGACTACGACATCCTGCTGATCGGCCACGAGGGCCACGAAGAGGTCGAGGGCACGGCCGGCGAGGCGCCCGACAAGGTCCAGCTGGTCGACAAGGCCGAGGACGTCGACAAGGTCGAGGTGCGCGACCCGTCGAAGGTGATCTGGCTGTCCCAGACGACGCTGTCGGTCGACGAGACGATGGAGCGCGTAGACCAGCTCCGCGAGCGCTTCCCGGGTCTGGCGGACCCGCCGAGCGACGACATTTGCTACGCGACGACGAACCGCCAGGTCGCGGTCAAGGCCATGGCCGCCGAGTGCGACCTGGTGCTGGTGGTCGGGTCGACGAACTCGTCCAACTCGAAGCGCCTGGTCGAGGTGGCGTTGAAGGCCGGGGCTCGGGCGTCGTACCTGGTCGACTTCGCGCACGAGGTCGACGAGGCGTGGCTGTCCGGGGTGACGACGGTGGGCGTGACGTCCGGGGCGTCGGTGCCGGACGAGCTGGTCATGCAGCTGCTGGAGTGGCTGGCCGAGCGCGGCTACGGCGACGTCAACGAGGTGACGACGGCGAACGAGAAGATCACCTTCGCGCCGCCCAAGGAACTGCGCAAGGTCTGA
- a CDS encoding DUF6542 domain-containing protein, whose product MTAIRDRQSDPDADDVPVPWDERPVVGSRRGLPWWAAVLVGLGLAVVGALLGKPTQANIPVVFIVCYIAGAVIAVCAVRRRGLFGPMVMPPLVLAVIVPGVILLTSGSQGDDLLSKALNIGSPLINSFPMMAITTGITLLIGFVRIFRERDPDAPKKGKADRRSDEDDEQARPSRPRPANRTGQTPVPPRRGRDGEPPRRPRPPAEGERRAPRPPAERDPGTRGTRKPPPANRRPRPEDADPRRREPRGDAPRRRPRPPAEDGRDAPPPRRPAGGRGAPPRRNRPWDDEER is encoded by the coding sequence GTGACCGCGATTCGCGATCGCCAGAGCGATCCAGATGCCGACGACGTCCCCGTGCCGTGGGATGAGCGTCCTGTCGTCGGTTCGAGGCGCGGACTGCCCTGGTGGGCGGCGGTCCTGGTCGGCCTCGGCCTGGCGGTCGTGGGCGCCCTCCTCGGCAAGCCGACCCAGGCGAACATCCCGGTGGTCTTCATCGTCTGCTACATCGCCGGGGCCGTGATCGCGGTCTGCGCGGTGCGGCGGCGGGGGCTGTTCGGGCCGATGGTGATGCCGCCGCTCGTGCTGGCCGTCATCGTGCCCGGCGTGATCCTGCTGACCTCGGGGTCGCAGGGCGACGACCTGCTGTCGAAGGCGCTGAACATCGGCAGCCCGCTGATCAACAGCTTCCCCATGATGGCCATCACCACCGGCATCACGCTGCTGATCGGCTTCGTCCGCATCTTCCGCGAGCGCGATCCGGACGCCCCGAAGAAGGGCAAGGCCGACCGGCGATCCGACGAGGACGACGAGCAGGCCCGTCCGAGCAGGCCGCGGCCGGCGAACCGGACCGGGCAGACGCCTGTGCCGCCTCGGCGTGGCCGGGACGGCGAACCGCCGCGGCGGCCGAGGCCGCCCGCGGAGGGTGAACGCCGTGCGCCGCGCCCGCCCGCCGAGCGCGACCCCGGCACCCGGGGGACGCGGAAGCCGCCGCCGGCCAACCGGCGTCCGCGGCCCGAAGACGCCGACCCGCGCCGTCGGGAGCCTCGCGGTGATGCTCCGCGGCGCCGTCCGCGGCCGCCCGCCGAAGATGGTCGTGACGCTCCGCCGCCTCGCCGGCCGGCCGGGGGGCGGGGTGCGCCGCCGCGGCGGAACCGTCCCTGGGACGACGAAGAGCGCTGA